The Acidobacteriota bacterium genome segment CTCACCTTGAGGCGGGAGAGCATTTCCTTTGGAATGACCGCGCCAGTCGAGGTCCCGACTGTAGTCAATTTGAGAGCCGTCATACGTATGCTTATTATAATGCCGATGCGAAGCGGGTGCGTATCTGATAGCGGGTGGCGGGAGGGGTGTTGGGGACGGTCTCGTAGAGGTTGAATCCGGAGGCAGTCCAGGTGGCGGGTGCGAAGGGAGTGAGTTGGTCGGGGCGCTGGCCGGGGCGCAGGCGGGCGAGGCTGATGTGCGGGGTGAAGGGGCGCGGATCGGGCGCGAGGCCGAGAGCCGCGAGGCGCGTGCTGATCTCGCCGGCGAGCGCCGTCAGCGGCGGCGAGGGCGCGATGCCGGCCCAGAGGACGCGTGGGCGGCGGAGATCGGGGAAGCCGCCGAGGTGCGTGAGCTGGAGCGGGAAGGGCGGCCAGCGAAGATCGGCGAGCGCGGCCTCTAGCTCGCGAACCCGGGCGTCCGGCCAGGCGCCGATGAAGCGCAAGGTGAGGTGCAGCGCCTCGGGCGCCTCCCAGCGAATAGCCGGCGTTGCTTGCTTCCAGGTCGAAAGGGCGGTGCGCAATTCCTCGCGGTTGGCAGGAATTGCGAGGAACAGCCGCATCGTCTAGCGCTACGCTTTCGGCTTCCAGCGCAGCACGGGATTGCGGGCAGCAGCGACTTCGTCCAGGCGGCTGATTTTGGTGGAGTGCGGCGCGCCGGTTACCAGTTCGGGCTGGGTGCGGGCTTCTTCGGCAATGGCGTGCATGGCGGCCAGGAATTCGTCCATTTCGCGCTTGTTGATGCTCTCGGTGGGTTCGATCATGAGCGCGCCGCGCACCACCAGCGGGAACGAAACTGTATAGGGATGGAAGCCGTAGTCAATCAGGCGCTTGGCGATGTCGCCGGTATGCACGCCCTGCGGCGCCTGGTTGGCGTCGCTGAAGATGACCTCGTGCATGGAGGGCGTGGGGTAGGGAAGCGCGTAGTCGGCTTCGAGCTTTTTGCGGAGATAGTTGGCGTTGAGCACGGCATCATCGGTGGTCTGCTTGAGGCCGTCGCAACCGTTCGCCATGATGTAGGCGAGGGCGCGGGTGAACATGCCGAAGTTTCCGTAAAAGGCGCGCACGCGGCCGATCGAGCGTGGCCGGTCGTAGTCGAGCGCAGGCGCGCCATCGGACTTGCGCGTCAGGACTGGAATCGGCAAATAGGGTTCGAGTTCCTTGCGCACCGCGACCGGGCCGGCGCCGGGACCACCGCCGCCGTGGGGCGTCGAAAAGGTCTTGTGCAGGTTGAGATGCATGACGTCGACGCCGAAATCGCCGGGCCGTGCGCGGCCGACGAGGGCGTTCATATTGGCGCCATCCATGTAGAGCATGCCGCCGCGCTCGTGCACCAGCGCGGCGATGCGCTTGATGTCGGGCTCGAAGATGCCGAGGGTGTTGGGGTTGGTCAGCATCAGCGCCGCCACGTCGCTGGTCATGAGCTGATCGAGGCTGGCCATATCGACCGTGCCGGCGGCGTTGGATTTGAGGTTGGCGACCTGATAGCCGGCAATGGCAGCGGTAGCGGGGTTGGTGCCGTGAGCCGAGTCGGGGATAAGGACTTTGCGGCGGGCGTCGCCGCGTGCGGCGAGGGCTTCGCGCACGAGCAGAATGCCGGTGAGTTCGCCCTGCGCGCCGGCGGCCGGCTGTAGGGTGAGCGCCTCCATGCCAGTGATTTCCAGCAGGTAATCGGAGAGCAACTGCATGATGCGCAGCGCTCCGCGCGAGAGCGACTCGGGCTGCAAGGGATGGCCGTCCCCCAAGCCCTCGATGCGGGTAACGTGCTCGTTGACGCGGGCGTTGTACTTCATGGTGCAGGAGCCGAGCGGATACATGCCGGTATCGACGCCGTAGTTCCAGGTGCTCAAGCGGGTGAAGTGACGGATGACTTCCAGCTCGCTAAGTTCAGGGAAATCCTGGATCTCGGTGCGCGTTTGGGCAAGCGGAGCAGCGGGCACGTCGAGCGAGGGGAGCTGGTAGCCGCGCTTGCCGGGTGCGGAGACTTCGAAGAGTAAGTCTTCGTTCTGGACAATGTGCCGGGAGGCTCGCGTTCCGGCGGCGATGCTGGTTTCGGGCGCAGTGATGGAAGCAGTTTCAGACATGGCTTAAAACAGAGACGAGGCGGTCAAGACGCTCGCGAGGAATGATCTCGGTGGCGCAGACTAAAAGGGCTTCGCCCAGCTCGGGGTAGTCGCGCGTGAGCGGGAGGCCGGGAATGAGTTGATTGCGGTACAGCTCGGGCTCGAGTTGGGCGAGCGGGCGCGGTAGCTTCACGACGAATTCGTGGAAGCGCGGAGCCGGGAAGAGAACATCGAGTCCTGCCTGAGCGCACGCCTGCGCCAGGTAGGCTGCTTTGGCGTGGTTCTGCTCGGCCAGCTCGCGCAGGCCTTGTTTGCCGTAGGTGGCCATGAAGATGCTGGCCATGAGGGCGCACAGCGCCTGGTTGGTGCAGATGTTGGAGGTCGCCTTTTCGCGGCGGATGTGCTGCTCGCGGGTGGACAGCGTCAGCACGAAGCCGCGTCGGCCTTCACTGTCGTGCGCCTCCCCGACCAGCCGGCCGGGGATTTGGCGGACGAATTTTTCGCGGCAGGCGAGAATGCCGGCGTACGGGCCTCCAAAGCCGACCGGAATGCCAAAGCCTTGCAGCTCCATGGCGACGATGTCGGCGGCGGCTGGCGGCGGCAGCACGCCGAGCGAAACCGGGTCGGCGATGACGGCGACCAGCAGTGCCCCGTGGGCGTGAGCGATTTCCGCGGCGGCGTTCCAGTCTTCGATGGTGCCAAAGAAGTTCGGACTCTGGATGGCGACGGCGGCGGTGGCGTCGGTGACCGCGGCACGCAGCGCGGTCAGGTCGATGCGGCCGTCTTTGCTGTAGCCGATTTCGGCGATGGGGAAATGGCGGTTCCGCGTCAGCGTGGCCAGCACCTGCCGGTACTGCGGATGCACGCTGCGGGCGACCACCAGGCCCTCGCGGCCGGTGATGCGTGCGGCCATCAGGCAGGCTTCATTGAGCGCGGTCGAGCCGTCGTACATGCCGGCGTTGGCGACTTCCTGGCCGGTGAGCTGGCAGATCATGGTCTGGAATTCGAAGATCGACTGCAGCGTGCCCTGGCTGATTTCCGGCTGATAGGGGGTGTAGGCGGTGAACCATTCGCCGCGGCCGATG includes the following:
- a CDS encoding aminomethyl-transferring glycine dehydrogenase subunit GcvPA, with protein sequence MRYLPTSDAIRQEMLDEIGLSSADELFASIPHDCRLERPLHIPTGRAEADIIAWFQQAARDNAPGFTSFLGAGAYQHFRPTHLDNLIGRGEWFTAYTPYQPEISQGTLQSIFEFQTMICQLTGQEVANAGMYDGSTALNEACLMAARITGREGLVVARSVHPQYRQVLATLTRNRHFPIAEIGYSKDGRIDLTALRAAVTDATAAVAIQSPNFFGTIEDWNAAAEIAHAHGALLVAVIADPVSLGVLPPPAAADIVAMELQGFGIPVGFGGPYAGILACREKFVRQIPGRLVGEAHDSEGRRGFVLTLSTREQHIRREKATSNICTNQALCALMASIFMATYGKQGLRELAEQNHAKAAYLAQACAQAGLDVLFPAPRFHEFVVKLPRPLAQLEPELYRNQLIPGLPLTRDYPELGEALLVCATEIIPRERLDRLVSVLSHV
- a CDS encoding glycine dehydrogenase subunit 2, which codes for MSETASITAPETSIAAGTRASRHIVQNEDLLFEVSAPGKRGYQLPSLDVPAAPLAQTRTEIQDFPELSELEVIRHFTRLSTWNYGVDTGMYPLGSCTMKYNARVNEHVTRIEGLGDGHPLQPESLSRGALRIMQLLSDYLLEITGMEALTLQPAAGAQGELTGILLVREALAARGDARRKVLIPDSAHGTNPATAAIAGYQVANLKSNAAGTVDMASLDQLMTSDVAALMLTNPNTLGIFEPDIKRIAALVHERGGMLYMDGANMNALVGRARPGDFGVDVMHLNLHKTFSTPHGGGGPGAGPVAVRKELEPYLPIPVLTRKSDGAPALDYDRPRSIGRVRAFYGNFGMFTRALAYIMANGCDGLKQTTDDAVLNANYLRKKLEADYALPYPTPSMHEVIFSDANQAPQGVHTGDIAKRLIDYGFHPYTVSFPLVVRGALMIEPTESINKREMDEFLAAMHAIAEEARTQPELVTGAPHSTKISRLDEVAAARNPVLRWKPKA
- the thpR gene encoding RNA 2',3'-cyclic phosphodiesterase: MRLFLAIPANREELRTALSTWKQATPAIRWEAPEALHLTLRFIGAWPDARVRELEAALADLRWPPFPLQLTHLGGFPDLRRPRVLWAGIAPSPPLTALAGEISTRLAALGLAPDPRPFTPHISLARLRPGQRPDQLTPFAPATWTASGFNLYETVPNTPPATRYQIRTRFASAL